The following are encoded together in the Apium graveolens cultivar Ventura unplaced genomic scaffold, ASM990537v1 ctg5871, whole genome shotgun sequence genome:
- the LOC141702906 gene encoding protein KINESIN LIGHT CHAIN-RELATED 2-like, translating into MRRASSKLINLTKPSFSLLSRNLSTQNPINHNFPLNPNFKNLTKPHDFLSSRSNFCASPSQYFTTYADAKLQIPQISSRQRKIKEKSHLEEAFEVAETADEMVKAFKEMEASFEEKELGLACLKMGLKFDQEGEEPEKTLSYGLRALKILDNNDNLSFPLAMTLQLLGSACYNLKRFNDGLGYLNRANRALSKLQEDGTISVNDISPVLHAVQLELANTKTALGRREEALVHLRTCLEIKELTLEEDSKELGNANRDLAEAYVAVLNFNEAMGHCLKAIEIHKAKYGLNSVEVAHDRRLLGVIYTGLGEHEKALEQNQLSQKVLKNWGLKSELLRGEIDAANMKISLGKFDEAINTLRGAVQQTEKDSEERAMVFVSMAKGFCNQENFADSKRCLQIACGILDKKETITPEVVSEAFMEISMLYETMNEFETAISLLKRSQAMLEKLPHEQHSVGSVSARIGWLLLLTGKVKQAIPYLEEATERLKESFGSKHYGVGYVYNNLGAAYLELDRPQRAAQVFAYAKDIMDMSLGPHHTDSIESCQNLSKAYDAMGSYAMAINFQEKVVEAWEGHGQSAEDELEEARRLLEQLKQKARGALSKDVPQKALPLPHTKESVSARRSQSGFAETEKLSKAA; encoded by the exons ATGAGAAGAGCTTCATCAAAACTCATAAACTTAACCAAACcctctttctctcttctctccAGAAATCTCTCAACTCAAAACCCCATAAATCACAACTTCCccttaaaccctaatttcaagaACTTGACAAAACCCCATGATTTTCTCTCATCAAGATCCAATTTTTGTGCTAGCCCATCTCAATATTTCACTACTTATGCAGATGCAAAGCTTCAAATCCCCCAAATATCATCAAGACAAcgaaaaattaaagaaaaatcaCACCTTGAAGAGGCTTTTGAGGTTGCAGAGACTGCTGATGAAATGGTGAAAGCTTTTAAAGAAATGGAAGCAAGTTTCGAAGAAAAAGAACTCGGGTTGGCTTGTCTGAAAATGGGGCTTAAATTTGATCAAGAAGGTGAGGAACCCGAAAAAACATTGTCTTATGGTTTAAGGGCTTTGAAAATTTTAGATAATAATGATAATTTGTCGTTTCCGCTTGCAATGACTTTGCAATTGTTGGGTTCTGCTTGTTATAATTTGAAGAGGTTTAATGATGGTTTGGGGTATTTAAATAGGGCTAATAGGGCATTGAGTAAGTTACAGGAAGATGGTACGATTAGTGTTAATGATATTAGTCCGGTTTTACACGCGGTTCAACTTGAGTTAGCGAATACGAAGACTGCATTAGGGAGGAGAGAAGAAGCTCTTGTTCATCTTAGGACTTGTTTGGAGATTAAAGAATTGACTTTAGAAGAGGATAGTAAAGAACTTGGAAATGCTAATAGGGATTTGGCTGAGGCGTATGTTGCGGTTTTAAATTTTAATGAGGCGATGGGGCATTGTTTGAAGGCTATTGAGATACATAAGGCGAAGTATGGGTTGAATTCGGTGGAGGTTGCACATGATAGGAGGTTGCTTGGAGTGATATATACTGGATTGGGAGAGCATGAGAAGGCGTTGGAGCAGAATCAGTTGTCGCAGAAGGTGTTGAAGAATTGGGGTCTTAAATCTGAGTTGCTTCGTGGTGAGATTGATGCAGCCAACATGAAGATTTCATTAGGAAAGTTTGACGAGGCTATTAATACTTTAAGAGGTGCTGTTCAACAGACTGAAAAAGACAGCGAGGAGAGAGCTATGGTCTTTGTTTCTATGGCCAAAGGCTTTTGTAATCAGGAAAATTTTGCTGACTCAAAGCGGTGTCTTCAGATTGCATGCGGAATTCTAGATAAGAAAGAAACCATCACCCCAGAAGTTGTTTCTGAGGCGTTTATGGAAATATCAATGCTATATGAGACCATGAATGAGTTTGAAACTGCAATCTCTTTGTTGAAGAGATCACAAGCCATGCTCGAGAAGCTTCCACATGAACAGCATTCAGTTGGAAGCGTTTCAGCGAGAATTGGTTGGTTACTTTTGCTGACAGGAAAGGTAAAGCAGGCTATTCCTTACTTGGAAGAGGCTACAGAAAGATTAAAAGAGAGCTTTGGTTCTAAGCATTATGGGGTGGGGTATGTTTACAATAACTTGGGTGCTGCATATTTGGAACTGGATAGACCTCAGAGAGCTGCACAGGTTTTTGCATATGCGAAGGATATTATGGATATGTCTCTTGGTCCTCATCATACCGATTCAATTGAGTCATGCCAGAACCTTTCAAAAGCTTATGATGCCATGGGAAG CTATGCAATGGCAATTAACTTCCAGGAGAAAGTGGTTGAGGCTTGGGAAGGCCATGGTCAGAGTGCAGAAGACGAACTTGAAGAAGCACGTCGTCTTCTTGAACAATTAAAGCAAAAAGCTCGGGGTGCATTATCAAAAGATGTTCCCCAAAAGGCCCTTCCTCTTCCCCACACTAAAGAATCTGTCTCAGCTAGGAGGTCACAATCAGGCTTTGCAGAAACTGAAAAGCTGTCAAAGGCTGCCTAA